From a single Nostoc edaphicum CCNP1411 genomic region:
- the dacB gene encoding D-alanyl-D-alanine carboxypeptidase/D-alanyl-D-alanine-endopeptidase, protein MRLKTLNQPLGVLLIFLTSQIGFSSIAKAQTPVAPTITTKSICSTQLGTAIDAVINRPLFSRVRWGILVQPLSTGQTLYSRDAQKYFTPASNLKLLTTAAALQQLGANFRIRTSIYQNGNGVLRVVGRGDPSLSDTQLQKLAQQLKQKGITQIQQLIADDSYIQGDIVNPTWQWEDVQSDYGAPVNSFILNQNIFSLKLIPQAVGKSLQVVWTDAGEARQWRIINQSVTVAQNQPSYINVTRELSGTILRIQGQLTTNSEPSLIDLPVVDPNYYFLRRFRTALATEKITLGQTLVLNGGVDQEEIAFVESPPLAELLAETNLNSNNLYAEALLRALAVKKLRVKNQTSADVGLEVVKASLTQLGVDPANYILVDGSGLSRRNLVTPEAFVQTLRAIARTPTAYLYRASLPVAGKSGTLKGRFQGTSAEGIVQAKTGTLTGAISLSGYMNAPKYEPLVFSIIVNQSEQPASVVRQAIDEVVVLLTQLQRC, encoded by the coding sequence GTGAGACTTAAGACTTTAAATCAACCACTGGGTGTTTTATTAATATTTTTGACTAGCCAGATAGGATTTAGTTCTATTGCGAAAGCACAAACCCCAGTTGCACCAACAATTACCACAAAATCAATTTGCTCTACCCAACTGGGAACAGCTATAGATGCTGTAATCAATCGCCCCTTATTCAGTCGGGTGCGCTGGGGAATTTTGGTACAACCCCTCTCAACCGGGCAAACTCTTTACAGTCGAGATGCTCAGAAATATTTTACTCCCGCGTCTAACCTCAAATTGCTGACAACAGCAGCAGCATTGCAGCAATTGGGTGCTAATTTTCGGATTCGCACCTCTATTTATCAGAATGGCAATGGTGTTTTACGTGTTGTCGGTAGGGGAGATCCTAGTTTAAGTGATACTCAACTACAAAAATTGGCACAGCAGCTAAAACAAAAAGGTATTACTCAAATTCAGCAATTGATAGCTGATGATAGTTATATTCAAGGTGATATTGTTAACCCAACCTGGCAATGGGAAGATGTGCAGTCAGATTATGGTGCACCAGTTAACAGCTTTATTCTGAATCAAAATATTTTTAGCTTAAAACTTATACCCCAGGCTGTAGGTAAATCTTTACAAGTGGTATGGACTGATGCTGGCGAAGCGAGACAGTGGCGGATAATTAATCAGTCAGTAACCGTTGCCCAAAATCAACCAAGTTACATCAATGTTACCCGCGAATTATCAGGAACAATATTGCGAATTCAAGGACAACTAACAACGAATTCAGAACCGTCTTTAATAGATTTGCCTGTAGTTGATCCTAATTATTACTTCTTACGGCGCTTCCGCACTGCTTTGGCAACAGAAAAAATTACCTTGGGACAAACATTAGTACTAAATGGTGGTGTTGATCAAGAGGAGATAGCATTTGTAGAGTCGCCACCTTTAGCTGAGTTATTAGCAGAGACGAATCTAAATAGTAATAATCTTTATGCTGAAGCACTGCTGAGAGCATTAGCTGTGAAAAAACTCAGAGTGAAAAATCAAACTAGTGCTGATGTAGGTTTAGAAGTTGTCAAAGCGAGTTTAACTCAATTGGGAGTTGATCCAGCAAATTACATTTTAGTGGATGGTTCAGGTTTATCACGTCGTAACTTAGTGACACCAGAAGCTTTTGTACAAACTTTACGGGCAATAGCAAGAACACCAACAGCATATTTATATCGCGCCTCTTTACCAGTGGCGGGTAAAAGTGGAACTCTGAAGGGCCGCTTTCAAGGTACATCTGCTGAGGGCATTGTGCAAGCAAAAACAGGTACGTTAACGGGTGCAATTTCTCTATCTGGATATATGAATGCGCCGAAGTATGAACCGTTAGTTTTTAGTATTATTGTGAATCAATCAGAGCAACCTGCAAGTGTTGTGCGACAGGCAATTGATGAAGTTGTTGTGTTGTTAACGCAGTTGCAACGTTGTTAA
- a CDS encoding S66 peptidase family protein — MPAKILPPPLKPGDLLRVIAPSGALREFEAFERSIEIWRSRGYKLEIIPKIDDKWGYLAGTDENRRQQLAAAWQDPDCRGILCARGGFGSTRILEDWNWPNSGLPKWLIGFSDITALLWSLYTAGISGVHGPVLTTLVDEPDWSIQRLLDWVEGSSFTPLKGCGWGGGVVNGTLLPGNLTVATHLLGTPILPHLDGVILALEDVTEAPYRIDRMLTQWRLSGALSKVCGIALGGFTRCEAPPTVPSFSVEEVLRDRLGDLGIPIVSDLPFGHDSPNAALPVGVEVTLDGDAGILAIAHPHY, encoded by the coding sequence ATGCCAGCTAAAATCTTACCACCGCCCTTGAAACCTGGAGACTTACTGCGAGTAATTGCCCCTAGTGGTGCTTTGCGAGAATTTGAGGCATTTGAACGGAGTATAGAAATTTGGCGATCGCGCGGTTATAAACTAGAAATCATCCCCAAAATAGATGACAAGTGGGGTTATCTAGCTGGAACAGACGAAAACCGTCGTCAGCAATTAGCGGCAGCATGGCAAGATCCTGATTGTCGTGGTATCCTTTGTGCCAGAGGCGGTTTTGGCAGCACCCGTATCTTAGAAGATTGGAATTGGCCAAACTCAGGACTTCCCAAGTGGCTTATAGGCTTTTCTGATATCACAGCTTTATTATGGAGCCTTTATACAGCAGGAATTTCAGGCGTTCACGGTCCCGTGCTGACGACCTTGGTAGATGAGCCAGATTGGTCAATTCAGCGATTATTAGATTGGGTAGAAGGTAGTTCTTTCACCCCTCTGAAAGGTTGCGGTTGGGGTGGTGGTGTGGTTAATGGTACTTTATTACCAGGTAATCTCACTGTGGCTACTCACCTTTTAGGTACACCAATCTTGCCACATCTGGATGGTGTAATTCTGGCATTGGAGGATGTTACAGAAGCACCTTATCGCATTGACAGGATGCTGACGCAGTGGCGCTTGAGTGGTGCTTTGTCTAAAGTCTGCGGTATTGCTTTGGGGGGTTTTACTCGCTGTGAAGCGCCGCCAACAGTGCCTAGTTTTAGTGTAGAAGAGGTATTGCGCGATCGCTTGGGTGATTTGGGTATTCCGATTGTCTCTGATTTGCCTTTTGGCCACGATAGTCCGAACGCAGCATTACCAGTGGGTGTAGAGGTAACTTTAGATGGGGATGCGGGAATATTAGCGATCGCGCATCCACATTATTAA
- a CDS encoding class I SAM-dependent methyltransferase, with product MTKTNEVVPNISLSSWDYISPDLEVVHPDSSFPNMIIGDINNCYWSYLRREIPHNWYVDKDEPFIGFLNRDETHILYNTALKFAGKKALEIGCLRGWSACHLALGGVELDVIDPALAREDVYENVSTSLRLAGVIDSVNLVAGYSPQKVEELAKQLQRKWSLIFIDGDHEAQAPLNDTIVCEPLAEDDALILFHDLTSPDVAQGLDYLKEKGWNTIIYQTMQIMGAAWRGNVEPVKHQPDPKVNWNLPKHLEDYSVSGL from the coding sequence ATGACAAAAACTAATGAAGTTGTTCCAAATATCTCATTGTCTAGTTGGGACTATATTTCACCCGATCTTGAGGTAGTTCATCCTGATTCATCTTTCCCCAATATGATTATTGGAGACATAAATAATTGCTATTGGTCTTATTTACGTCGAGAGATTCCCCATAACTGGTATGTGGACAAAGATGAGCCATTTATAGGGTTCCTGAATCGAGATGAGACGCATATTTTATATAACACAGCACTCAAATTTGCTGGGAAAAAAGCTTTAGAAATTGGTTGTTTGCGGGGTTGGTCTGCGTGTCATCTGGCATTAGGTGGAGTGGAATTAGATGTAATTGATCCGGCTTTAGCCAGAGAAGATGTTTATGAAAATGTAAGTACTTCCCTACGACTTGCTGGTGTTATCGACTCAGTTAATTTAGTAGCTGGTTATAGTCCACAAAAGGTAGAGGAGTTAGCTAAACAATTACAACGCAAGTGGTCATTGATTTTCATTGATGGCGATCATGAAGCACAGGCTCCACTCAATGATACGATTGTTTGTGAACCATTGGCAGAGGACGATGCTTTAATTTTGTTCCATGATTTAACTTCCCCTGATGTAGCACAAGGCTTAGACTACTTAAAGGAAAAAGGTTGGAACACAATCATTTACCAAACTATGCAAATTATGGGCGCTGCTTGGCGTGGGAATGTTGAGCCAGTAAAACATCAACCAGATCCGAAGGTTAATTGGAATTTACCAAAGCATTTAGAAGATTATTCTGTGAGTGGATTATGA